In the genome of Polaribacter sp. MED152, one region contains:
- a CDS encoding cold-shock protein: protein MAKSQQTFSKSEKEKKRLKKREDKRKKMEARKAAKEESGTSGIQFAYVDHNGNLTDTPPDPELKVEYELEDIQISTTKKEDLPEEDPVRKGKVNFFDSSKGFGFIIDSDNGEKYFTHVSGLIDTIAENDKVTFELEKGMRGMNAVKVKKV from the coding sequence ATGGCAAAATCGCAACAGACATTTAGTAAAAGTGAAAAAGAAAAAAAACGTTTAAAAAAGCGCGAAGACAAGCGTAAAAAAATGGAAGCAAGAAAAGCTGCTAAAGAAGAAAGTGGAACTTCTGGAATTCAGTTTGCTTACGTAGATCATAATGGAAACTTAACAGATACTCCTCCAGATCCAGAATTAAAAGTAGAGTATGAGTTAGAAGATATTCAAATATCTACTACTAAAAAAGAAGATTTACCAGAGGAAGATCCTGTAAGAAAAGGTAAAGTGAATTTCTTTGATTCTTCTAAAGGGTTTGGTTTTATTATCGATTCTGATAATGGAGAAAAATACTTTACACACGTTAGTGGTTTAATAGATACTATTGCAGAAAATGACAAAGTAACTTTTGAACTAGAAAAAGGTATGCGTGGTATGAATGCAGTAAAAGTTAAAAAAGTATAA
- the aroB gene encoding 3-dehydroquinate synthase, giving the protein MKTIEAVSYPVHFQEESYAELSKLIQNKDYSTLFVLVDENTMEHCYPKFIPNLKTDKTIEVIEIESGEINKNLETCVGLWNAITELGGDRKSLLITLGGGVITDMGGFVASCFKRGIDFVNIPTTLLSMVDASVGGKTGVDLGVLKNQIGLFANPQMVIVDDQYLATVSERELKSGMAEIIKYGVTYDVSLFEHIKEHKEVNISNLIFRSVEIKNEVVLKDPKEKDLRKILNFGHTLGHAIESFYLESEDKENLTHGEAIAIGMVCESYISNKLLGFPLQKVNDLKEVVLAIYDKIDLLSEDFSAIMDLLKHDKKNVNGQVNFVLLNDFEDFKLDCKVSEDLIQESLHFYNA; this is encoded by the coding sequence ATGAAGACTATAGAAGCTGTTTCTTATCCTGTTCATTTTCAGGAAGAAAGCTATGCAGAATTATCGAAATTAATTCAAAATAAAGACTATTCTACTTTATTTGTTCTGGTAGATGAAAATACCATGGAACACTGTTATCCTAAATTTATACCTAATTTAAAGACAGACAAGACCATAGAGGTTATAGAAATAGAGTCTGGAGAAATTAATAAAAACTTAGAAACTTGTGTTGGGCTTTGGAATGCCATTACAGAGTTGGGTGGAGATCGAAAAAGTTTGCTAATTACTTTAGGTGGTGGCGTAATTACAGACATGGGCGGTTTTGTGGCTTCTTGCTTTAAACGAGGAATCGATTTTGTAAACATACCAACCACATTATTATCTATGGTAGATGCTTCTGTAGGTGGAAAAACTGGTGTTGATTTGGGCGTATTAAAAAACCAAATTGGCCTGTTTGCAAATCCACAAATGGTAATTGTAGACGACCAATATTTAGCAACAGTTTCTGAACGCGAATTAAAATCTGGAATGGCAGAGATTATAAAATATGGTGTTACCTATGATGTTTCTTTGTTCGAACATATTAAAGAGCATAAAGAGGTCAATATTAGTAACCTTATTTTTAGATCTGTAGAAATTAAAAACGAAGTAGTACTTAAAGATCCTAAAGAAAAAGACTTGCGTAAAATTTTAAATTTTGGGCACACACTTGGGCATGCTATAGAATCTTTTTATTTAGAATCTGAGGATAAAGAAAACTTAACGCATGGTGAAGCTATAGCTATAGGTATGGTTTGTGAAAGTTATATTTCTAATAAATTACTTGGCTTTCCTTTACAGAAAGTAAATGATTTAAAAGAAGTGGTTTTAGCCATTTATGATAAAATTGATTTGTTGTCTGAAGATTTTTCAGCAATTATGGACTTGTTAAAACACGATAAAAAGAATGTAAATGGGCAAGTTAATTTTGTGCTCTTAAACGACTTTGAAGATTTTAAATTAGATTGTAAAGTAAGTGAAGACTTAATACAAGAAAGTTTACACTTTTATAACGCATAA
- a CDS encoding peptidase domain-containing ABC transporter, whose product MTNTKLTPWQRFLGLLKLEKREIFQIFYYAIFGGIVSLSLPLGIQAIINLIQGAQISTSWIVLVVAVTIGVIFSGALQLMQLRIIETIQQRIFTRASFELSYRFPKMKMIELREYYPPELANRFFDTLTIQKGLSKILIDVPTAILQIIFALILLSFYHPFFIIFGILLLLLIYIVFKFTAQKGLETSLVESKIKYKVAHWIQEVARTVVSFKLSGNTNLAMSKNDALVDKYIEARENHFKILILQFMQMIGFKVIVTASLLLIGGALVLNQEMNIGQFVAAEIIILLVIASVEKLIVGLESFYDVLTSIEKIGQVVDKDLESQDGEKPIFKSGLTVELDNVSYEVTNRKKPIIKNVSFKIEPKSRILIVGESGAGKSSLLRLISGVIEPTAGNIYVNNLALGSLNLNHYRSQLGLSLSEETPFEGSIRENLIFGNDKIKDSKIFEVLEIVGLSQFLKEQNNGLDTILNAEGKQMSYTIAKKIILARAIIKEPKIMILEDPLDQFNLEETINIIKYLTDSARPWSLIVVSSKKSWRTECSQTITIDKGEIKAIN is encoded by the coding sequence ATGACTAACACAAAACTAACTCCTTGGCAGCGTTTCCTAGGACTTTTAAAATTAGAAAAAAGAGAAATCTTTCAAATTTTTTACTATGCCATTTTTGGCGGAATTGTTTCGCTTTCATTACCCTTAGGTATTCAAGCCATTATCAACCTAATTCAAGGAGCACAAATATCTACTTCTTGGATTGTTTTAGTTGTAGCTGTAACTATAGGTGTAATTTTTTCTGGTGCATTACAATTAATGCAGTTAAGAATTATTGAAACCATTCAACAACGAATTTTTACAAGAGCATCTTTTGAATTGAGCTATCGTTTTCCAAAAATGAAAATGATAGAGTTGCGTGAATATTATCCTCCAGAATTAGCCAACAGATTCTTTGATACCTTAACCATTCAGAAAGGATTGTCTAAAATATTAATAGATGTACCAACAGCCATCTTACAGATTATTTTTGCTTTGATTTTATTATCATTCTATCATCCATTCTTTATCATCTTTGGTATTTTATTATTATTACTAATCTATATTGTATTTAAGTTTACAGCTCAAAAAGGTTTAGAAACCAGTTTAGTAGAATCTAAGATTAAATATAAAGTAGCACATTGGATTCAGGAAGTTGCAAGAACTGTAGTAAGTTTTAAGTTATCTGGTAATACAAATTTAGCAATGTCTAAGAATGATGCATTGGTAGATAAATATATTGAAGCTAGAGAAAATCACTTCAAAATTTTGATACTACAATTCATGCAAATGATTGGTTTTAAAGTTATTGTAACTGCTAGTTTACTTTTAATTGGTGGTGCATTAGTATTAAACCAAGAAATGAATATTGGGCAGTTTGTAGCTGCAGAAATCATTATTCTTTTAGTAATTGCTTCTGTAGAAAAGCTAATTGTTGGTTTAGAATCTTTTTATGATGTACTTACCTCAATTGAAAAAATTGGTCAGGTTGTGGATAAGGATTTAGAATCTCAAGATGGCGAAAAACCAATCTTTAAATCAGGTTTAACTGTTGAATTAGATAATGTTTCTTATGAGGTAACCAACAGAAAAAAACCAATTATTAAGAATGTATCCTTTAAAATAGAACCTAAAAGTAGAATTCTAATTGTAGGTGAAAGTGGTGCTGGTAAATCTAGCTTACTTCGTTTAATCTCTGGAGTTATCGAGCCAACAGCTGGTAATATTTATGTAAACAACCTAGCCTTAGGTAGTTTAAACTTAAACCATTACAGATCTCAACTAGGTTTGTCTTTATCAGAAGAAACACCTTTTGAGGGTAGCATTAGAGAAAATTTAATTTTTGGTAATGATAAAATAAAAGATTCTAAAATATTTGAAGTACTAGAAATTGTTGGTTTATCTCAATTCTTAAAAGAGCAGAATAATGGTTTAGATACCATTTTAAATGCTGAGGGTAAGCAAATGTCTTACACAATTGCTAAAAAGATAATTTTAGCTAGAGCCATTATAAAAGAACCAAAAATAATGATTTTAGAAGATCCTTTAGATCAATTTAATTTAGAGGAAACTATAAATATTATTAAGTATTTAACAGATAGTGCAAGACCTTGGTCTTTAATTGTAGTAAGTAGTAAAAAGAGCTGGAGAACAGAATGCAGCCAAACTATTACAATTGATAAAGGTGAAATTAAAGCTATAAACTAG
- a CDS encoding HlyD family secretion protein: MLNISNNQVHKKVDLRQFKSGGRVYAKEYYKAFNKFLLAAAIIGFIFLFLPWTQNITGNGIVTTLTPEQRPQTIQSQIPGRIEQWYVREGDYVEKGDTILRISEIKSEYFDDKLIERTNEQINAKTSSVGAYAFKVAALDRQIEALKEEQKLKLQQAKNKLLQSKLKVQSDSIAFEAAKTNLKIAQSQYNRDFTLQQEGIKAVKDVEEKRLKLQATEAKIIEQENKLLASINEVINARVEISRIDASYADKISKAQSDKFTAQSSGFDARAQVSKLENSNSNYKVRNSLLYIQAPQHGFINKALKGGIGVTFKEGEEIVGIMPAQYDLAVETYIRPIDLPLVHIGEEVRVQFDGWPAIVFSGWPNISYGTYGAKVVAIENFISDNGRYRILLAPDETDHTWPTAIRVGSGAKTIALLEDVPIWFELWRQLNSFPPNYYQPDGKSGTKKGTKK, translated from the coding sequence ATGTTAAACATATCTAACAATCAAGTTCATAAAAAAGTAGATTTAAGACAGTTTAAATCTGGAGGAAGAGTTTACGCAAAAGAATACTATAAGGCATTCAATAAATTCTTATTGGCAGCCGCAATTATTGGTTTTATTTTCTTGTTTCTACCATGGACACAGAACATAACTGGTAATGGTATTGTAACTACCTTAACTCCTGAGCAAAGACCACAAACCATTCAATCTCAAATTCCTGGTAGAATAGAGCAATGGTATGTAAGAGAAGGAGATTATGTAGAAAAAGGTGATACTATTCTTAGAATTTCTGAAATTAAAAGTGAGTATTTTGATGATAAATTAATTGAAAGAACCAATGAGCAAATTAACGCAAAAACTTCATCTGTAGGCGCTTATGCTTTTAAAGTAGCTGCTTTAGATAGACAAATTGAGGCGCTAAAAGAAGAACAGAAATTAAAATTACAGCAAGCAAAAAACAAACTATTGCAATCTAAATTAAAAGTACAAAGTGATAGTATTGCATTCGAGGCTGCTAAAACAAATTTAAAAATTGCTCAAAGTCAGTACAATCGTGATTTTACCTTACAACAAGAAGGAATTAAAGCGGTTAAGGATGTAGAAGAAAAGCGTTTAAAATTGCAAGCAACAGAAGCAAAAATTATAGAGCAAGAAAATAAATTATTAGCCTCTATTAATGAAGTAATAAATGCTCGAGTAGAAATATCTAGAATTGATGCAAGTTATGCTGATAAAATTTCAAAAGCGCAAAGTGATAAATTCACAGCACAATCTAGTGGTTTTGATGCTAGAGCTCAAGTATCTAAATTAGAAAATAGCAATAGTAACTATAAGGTTAGAAATAGTTTATTGTACATACAAGCACCACAACATGGTTTTATCAATAAAGCCTTAAAAGGTGGAATTGGAGTAACTTTTAAAGAGGGTGAAGAAATTGTGGGCATTATGCCAGCACAATATGATTTGGCTGTAGAAACTTACATTAGACCTATAGATTTACCTTTAGTTCATATTGGTGAAGAAGTACGTGTGCAGTTTGATGGTTGGCCTGCAATTGTATTTAGTGGTTGGCCTAACATTTCTTACGGAACTTATGGTGCTAAAGTAGTAGCCATAGAAAATTTTATCAGTGATAATGGTAGATATAGAATTTTACTTGCGCCAGATGAAACCGATCATACTTGGCCAACAGCCATAAGAGTGGGTTCTGGTGCAAAAACCATTGCGCTTTTAGAAGATGTGCCTATTTGGTTTGAATTATGGAGACAGTTAAACAGCTTCCCTCCTAATTATTATCAGCCAGATGGAAAATCTGGAACTAAAAAAGGTACTAAGAAGTAA
- a CDS encoding proline dehydrogenase family protein, producing the protein MKLFDDTEVAFALKSDSQLERAYYLFKMIQNQPLVKIGSAVTNFALKAHLPIEGLIRSTVFDHFCGGVTEDDCLPIIENMHTNGNVHSVLDYSVEGKDEEASFNEALQKILKIIDFCAEKKSIPFAVFKPTGFGRFALYQKVSEGKELTEKEEIEWIQVIKRFHKVAQVALEKDVPLLIDAEESWMQDAADELIEDLMEMYNTKKAIVFNTLQMYRHDRMHYLQALHTKAKARGFHIGMKVVRGAYMEKERKRAQEMGYRDPICKDKQETDVNFNAAIKYMMDNSHMALFAGTHNEESSYLLMDLAKEYQLRNNDRRLWFGQLFGMSDNISYNLAKEGYNVAKYLPFGPVRDVMPYLIRRAEENTSVAGQTSRELNLLQTERERRKLK; encoded by the coding sequence ATGAAACTTTTTGATGATACAGAAGTTGCTTTTGCATTAAAATCAGATTCGCAGTTAGAGAGAGCTTATTATTTATTCAAAATGATACAAAATCAGCCTCTTGTTAAAATTGGTAGTGCTGTAACTAATTTCGCTTTAAAAGCGCATTTACCTATAGAAGGCTTAATTCGTTCTACGGTTTTTGATCATTTTTGTGGAGGAGTTACAGAAGATGATTGCTTACCTATCATTGAAAACATGCACACTAATGGTAATGTTCATAGTGTATTAGATTATTCTGTAGAAGGTAAAGACGAAGAAGCTAGCTTTAATGAAGCCTTGCAGAAAATTCTTAAAATTATCGATTTCTGTGCAGAGAAAAAATCAATTCCGTTTGCCGTTTTTAAACCAACAGGCTTTGGTCGTTTTGCACTTTATCAAAAAGTATCAGAAGGTAAAGAGCTTACTGAAAAAGAAGAAATTGAGTGGATTCAAGTTATTAAAAGATTTCACAAAGTTGCTCAAGTTGCCTTAGAAAAGGATGTACCCTTATTAATTGATGCAGAAGAAAGTTGGATGCAAGATGCAGCTGATGAGCTAATTGAAGATTTAATGGAGATGTACAATACTAAAAAAGCCATTGTATTTAATACATTGCAAATGTATAGACATGATAGAATGCACTATTTACAAGCCCTACATACAAAAGCAAAAGCAAGAGGTTTTCATATAGGTATGAAGGTAGTAAGAGGTGCTTATATGGAGAAAGAGCGTAAAAGAGCCCAAGAAATGGGGTATAGAGATCCTATATGTAAAGACAAACAGGAAACTGACGTAAACTTTAATGCTGCCATTAAATACATGATGGACAATTCTCATATGGCTTTATTTGCAGGAACGCATAATGAAGAAAGCTCTTATTTGTTGATGGATTTAGCTAAGGAATATCAACTTAGAAATAATGATAGAAGACTTTGGTTCGGTCAATTATTTGGTATGAGCGATAATATTAGTTACAACTTAGCCAAAGAAGGTTACAATGTAGCTAAGTATTTGCCTTTTGGGCCTGTTAGAGATGTTATGCCATACTTAATTAGAAGAGCAGAAGAAAATACTTCTGTAGCTGGCCAAACAAGTAGAGAGTTAAATCTACTGCAAACAGAACGCGAGCGTAGAAAACTAAAATGA
- a CDS encoding TetR/AcrR family transcriptional regulator — translation MKDLLSTLKISVPDKIYIKDPETSQLGKRIIENSIIIINEIGFESFTFKKLGIRIGSNESSIYRYFESKHKLLLYLSSWYWAWLEYQLVLETFSISNKEEKLEKAITILTRTVEKDSNFSHINEVLLYKIIVNESSKSFLTKEVDNDNKEGYFEVYKRLVTRLEEMILNVNPEYKFALSLASTIIEGGLHQHFLNSHFPSITNCDNNKVPTKFFLHLVFHTLNKDND, via the coding sequence ATGAAAGATTTATTATCTACTTTAAAAATATCTGTTCCAGATAAAATATATATAAAGGATCCTGAAACCTCTCAACTGGGTAAACGAATTATAGAAAACAGTATCATTATAATTAATGAAATTGGTTTTGAGAGTTTTACTTTTAAGAAGTTAGGTATTCGAATAGGATCTAATGAAAGTTCAATTTACAGGTATTTTGAAAGCAAACATAAGCTTTTATTATACTTGTCTTCTTGGTATTGGGCTTGGTTAGAATACCAATTGGTACTAGAAACATTTAGTATTTCTAACAAAGAAGAAAAGTTAGAAAAAGCCATAACTATTTTAACAAGAACTGTAGAAAAAGACAGTAATTTTTCGCATATCAATGAGGTTTTATTGTATAAGATTATTGTGAACGAAAGTTCAAAATCTTTCTTAACCAAAGAGGTAGATAATGATAACAAAGAAGGCTATTTCGAAGTTTATAAGCGTTTGGTAACACGTTTGGAAGAAATGATTTTAAATGTGAATCCTGAATATAAATTCGCGCTAAGTTTAGCAAGTACCATTATAGAAGGTGGTTTGCATCAGCATTTTTTAAACAGCCACTTCCCTTCTATTACCAATTGTGATAATAATAAAGTACCCACAAAATTCTTTTTGCATTTAGTATTTCATACTTTAAATAAAGATAATGACTAA